A portion of the Malania oleifera isolate guangnan ecotype guangnan chromosome 3, ASM2987363v1, whole genome shotgun sequence genome contains these proteins:
- the LOC131151987 gene encoding electron transfer flavoprotein subunit beta, mitochondrial produces the protein MKIMVAIKRVVDYAVKIRVKPDKTGVETSNVKMSMNPFCEIALEEALRIRESGMASEVVAVSMGSAHCVDTLRTGLAMGADRAIHVETPGTLYPLSVAKILKALVDVEKPGLLVLGKQAIDDDCNQTGQMVAGLLDWPQGTFASKVVLDKEKNLATVEREVDGGLETLCLELPAVITTDLRLNQPRYATLPNIMKAKSKVLKKFTPEELNVQIKSDLEVVQVTEPPKRKDGVIVSSVDELIDKLKNEAHVI, from the exons ATGAAGATAATGGTGGCAATCAAGCGAGTAGTCGACTACGCTGTCAAGATCAGAGTGAAACCAGACAAG ACAGGAGTCGAGACAAGCAACGTGAAGATGTCGATGAATCCTTTCTGCGAGATTGCCTTGGAGGAGGCTCTTCGCATCAGAGAGTCGGGCATGGCCTCGGAGGTTGTGGCCGTTTCCATGGGTTCTGCTCACTGCGTGGATACTCTCAGGACTGGGTTAGCCATGGGCGCTGATAGGGCCATTCACGTCGAAACTCCGGGCACTCTCTATCCACTTTCTGTCGCTAAGATTCTGAAAGCTCTAGTTGATGTTGAGAAGCCAGGGCTTCTTGTTCTAGGCAAACAG GCCATTGATGATGATTGCAATCAAACGGGACAAATGGTAGCAGGGTTGCTTGACTGGCCACAAGGGACCTTTGCTTCAAAG GTGGTGCTGGACAAGGAGAAGAATCTAGCAACAGTTGAAAGGGAGGTTGACGGTGGTCTAGAGACGTTGTGCTTAGAACTACCAGCAGTAATCAC CACCGACTTGAGACTGAACCAGCCAAGGTATGCAACACTGCCCAACATAATGAAAGCCAAATCGAAGGTTTTAAAGAAATTCACTCCAGAGGAGCTGAATGTGCAAATCAAATCTGACTTGGAGGTGGTTCAAGTCACTGAACCCCCAAAGAGAAAAGATGGGGTCATTGTTTCTTCTGTGGATGAGCTGATTGACAAGCTGAAAAATGAAGCTCATGTAATTTGA